The following nucleotide sequence is from Sulfurovum sp. UBA12169.
AAGCTCCTTTCTCAACTTAAGTTCCCGCTCAAACCCCCAGGATTTACGATGTTCTGTAATTTCAGTCTTATCGATCACTTCGATAAGCATTGATTCTTTATCTTCAAGCATCATCACTACTTCGCCTTCTGGATTAACAAGCATTGTATCGCCATAAAACCTCCACTTAACCTCATCGTCACTATATTCGCCTAAGCGATTAGCACGCAAAATAAAACATCCGTGCAAAAAGGCCTTTGTTTTAATAATTTCACGCCAACGGTTATGCGATCCAAACGTTGAAGCCGTAGGTAAAAGCACAATATCAATCTTCTTTTGGGTAACTTTTTCCCAGAAAGGATCAAAATGCAATTCAAATCCTGCCATCACCATCACCCTAAAACCGTTGATCGTAAAAATCATAGGATCTTTGAGTGGCGCTATAGGGTTGGCAAAAAATTTCTTTTCATTCCAGTGCGCATACGGTAAAAGTATCTGCTGCTCATAATAGCTGATACTTTTGGGAGTAATTTTTATGATCGTCTTATGGTAGCCGTCTTTTTGGGTTACAATGATAGGGGCAATAAAAACTATATCATACTTTTCAGAAAGCTGCTTGAGAAGTTCAATATGTTTTCGGCTCTGCTCTTTAACCATATTGATTGACATGCTCTCAATCTCTTTAAAAAAATGATTCAGCACATATTCGCCAAAAAGTATTACATTTGCTCCGCGCTCACAGGCTTGCTTAAGATAAAAGTCCAACCGTGTGGCATTCATACCTAAAGTAGGCAGCTGAAGTGCCGCTACAACCAACTGCTTCACGACTCTTCTCCGCTATTTTGATTGGCCTGCTCAATAATAGTGATCTTTATTTTTGCTTCTTCTATAAGTTTTTGGGCTTCTTTGATATTTTGAAGTCCTTCTTCATATACTTTTACGCTTTCTTCGAGTGTAATTTCAGGATTCATTAATTTTTCAAGTAATACTTTTGAGTGTTCCAATTTCTCTTCAAATGTTTCGTTTTTCATTTATATTCCTTTTACATTCTCATCATTAAATAAAAATATGTATTACCTTAATATCTCTTTTATAGATTCATCAAACTTTTCCAATTCTACCAAAAAAGCATCATGGCCATACTCGCTTTTCACTTCCAGATAAC
It contains:
- the xseB gene encoding exodeoxyribonuclease VII small subunit, with translation MKNETFEEKLEHSKVLLEKLMNPEITLEESVKVYEEGLQNIKEAQKLIEEAKIKITIIEQANQNSGEES
- a CDS encoding carbon-nitrogen hydrolase family protein — encoded protein: MKQLVVAALQLPTLGMNATRLDFYLKQACERGANVILFGEYVLNHFFKEIESMSINMVKEQSRKHIELLKQLSEKYDIVFIAPIIVTQKDGYHKTIIKITPKSISYYEQQILLPYAHWNEKKFFANPIAPLKDPMIFTINGFRVMVMAGFELHFDPFWEKVTQKKIDIVLLPTASTFGSHNRWREIIKTKAFLHGCFILRANRLGEYSDDEVKWRFYGDTMLVNPEGEVVMMLEDKESMLIEVIDKTEITEHRKSWGFERELKLRKEL